A region of the Gemmatimonadota bacterium genome:
TGATGGCCATGTAGGTCTGGCCGCCAATATAGGCATCCTGTCTTTCGTCCAGGGCCAACTCGTTCGGGATCGGAGACCCCTGAGTCGCCGCGGATCTTGCCGGGGCGTCCGGCAACGCCGTGAGGTATTGAGCGACCCCCAGGGCAAGCGCCGTCGTAAACACGACCGCTCCGGCTGTTACATATCGACGCCATTTCTTCAAAATGAACCTCCTTATGCCGGCAACGTCTTGCGAACGTCGCCAACCTGGCGAGGAGACGCGCGGGAAATGCGCGTCTCCTCGCGTTGGATTTACCAAGCTAAGTTGAGACCCACCCAGATATCGCGTGGTCCGTTGGCCTGCGAGCCGATGCCACCTACCGGACCGCCTACGAGGCCTACAGGATCTCCACGACGGTGCCAACGATCGCCGGCTGCATTGGCAGCATTGCTGACGATGCTGTAGATATTCGTCCGGTCGAAGAGATTGTTAACCTGGGTGAACACGCCCAACCGTACCGCGCCGAGATCGAAAGACTTCTGGGCGTACAGGTCGGTCGTCCACGTCCAGGGCGAACGCTGCGAAGCAGCAAGCAGACCGAGCGGATCGATCGCTTGATCGCTGGACGTGCGGTACTGGTTGCCGCTCTGCGCCTTGGTCAGGAAGGAAGCGTTTATACCATAGGGCAGCTCGACCAGGAGGTTCGCAACGATCCGGTGACGACGATCGAAACTGGTGAACTCGCGTATGTAGGTATCCGGCGTCGGAGTTCCATCCACGAAGTCGGAGAATACGAGCACTGTCTCGCCGCCGCGCTCACGAACCGTTTGAGGCGTCGTCAGATCGGACGTGAAAGCCAGGGTGTAGTTGGCCCGTACCGAGAACCGGTTGGCCATCTGGCGCCGCACCGACACCTCAAGTCCCCGTGTATCCTGGGCATGAGTCGGAAGCAGTATGGAAATCTCGCGCTGCGAACCGCCGATGAAAGCGACATCGGGCGCGAAGAGCCATACCAGCGGCAGGTTGTTCACGTCCCGGAAATAACCCGTGACGTCCAGGTAGTACCCGGGATAGACCTCGGCCTGCAGACCCATCTCGTAGTTCGTGGACTTCTGGAACGGCAGATCCGGGTTTCCGTGGTTCCGCTCGAATGACGAGGTTTGAACCAGACCGGTGAACAGTCTTTCCAGCGACGGGCGCTGGTTGAAGATCCCGTACGAATAATGCAGCGCGGCGCGATCCGTGATCGGGTGAGAGATACCCAGGCGCGGTGCGAGACCCGTCTTCATCGACGGCTCGAGCGTGCGGTATTCGGGATCGTCATGCTCGGGATCGGGACCCGGACGCGGACGGTACGGGTTGATCGCGTTGGCGTTGGCATCGAAGATGTCCAGACGCAGTCCCGCGTTCACCACGAGGCTACCGTACTCGATCCGGTCCTGCATGTATGCGAAGTACTCGACCGGGTAAACGTGCGCCTGACGTCCAGCGAGGGGCAGGACGCTGGCCGTCGGATCCCGGTTGAGGTCGTTGAAGAGCGTCACGGCGTTACCCCGGGCGGGACCCCGCGTGTTCTCTTCGTAATCGTTCATCGTAATGCCGAATCCGCCCTTGAGCTGATGATTCGAGGTCATCTGGCTCGTAATGGCGAAATTTATGTCGGTCTTGAACGGGCGTCGACTCGTGTAGTTACCGAAGTCGATCGAAGCGTAGGCCTCATCGCCGTACAGGATATAAGGCACCTGCGTACCGGCGCCCTGCTCAAGCGGCGAATAACCCACGGAGTGGATGAACGCATCGGTAAGGGCCGGCAGGGGCTCCTTGCCGTACTTGGGATTATAGCGTTCGTTGTACTCGCGCAGGTGGCTGAAGCGGATCTCGTAGAAGGTACGAGGGCTGAGCGTATGGGTAAACGCCAGGTTGAAGTGCAGCCGGCCGCCGTAATCCTGGTTGAGACCTTCTTTATTGTACTTCCAGGCATAGTTCGAGGAGCCCGGATCGAAAATCCCGCCGACGCTGCCCGAACCACGATTGCCCTTCTTGCTGAAGAAACCCTGGTCTTCGATGAGTCCGGACATGGACAGCTTCATGGCGGTCTCTGGCCGGTAGGTCATCTTGACGAAGGTGTTCATCACGCGCGCGTAGTCATTGGGATTCCGTCCCCAACTCTCCGCGAACCGGCCCGATGCGAACCAGTTCAACTTGCTGCCCAGCGGACCGCCCATGCCGAAGTCGATCTGTACCGGGCGCTTCTCCGTCCGGTTGTTCCGGGCGAACTGGTTGTACTTGTCCAGATGGAACGACCGGTCCACTGCGAAACTATTGGCCTGGGCTTCCGGCAAACCGTCGGTCAGATAGGACCAGTTGATGGCCTCGACCTCCGGAATGACCCGGTCATAATCCCAATAATAGTTGTCGCGCTTGTAGATGGCGGACCAGCTGTCCGGCG
Encoded here:
- a CDS encoding TonB-dependent receptor, with the translated sequence MSITISRALRFAFAFALVLSISTDAQAQLSLGKISGVVVDSATREPLPAASVQVEGTVLGAMANDMGEYFILNVPPGNYNLVVNVIGYVPVRAVGTLVNADLTTTLNFELESTILESAEAVEVVATRDLVEKSLTSTRTIVQAEEIHSMPVISISEVVLTTAGSFAGNLRGGRAEDQQTTLDGATVTGQRTNTRQAFAVNPYMIQELEVKTGTFNAEYVNALAGITSVVTREGGASYNGNFEYRTLGQKGLNWVKPPDMDIVDAYRAGTWSEEDLRKVIQDAIDKTNAFNSDPARADDGLRLQDPFDVLDMTGAPDSWSAIYKRDNYYWDYDRVIPEVEAINWSYLTDGLPEAQANSFAVDRSFHLDKYNQFARNNRTEKRPVQIDFGMGGPLGSKLNWFASGRFAESWGRNPNDYARVMNTFVKMTYRPETAMKLSMSGLIEDQGFFSKKGNRGSGSVGGIFDPGSSNYAWKYNKEGLNQDYGGRLHFNLAFTHTLSPRTFYEIRFSHLREYNERYNPKYGKEPLPALTDAFIHSVGYSPLEQGAGTQVPYILYGDEAYASIDFGNYTSRRPFKTDINFAITSQMTSNHQLKGGFGITMNDYEENTRGPARGNAVTLFNDLNRDPTASVLPLAGRQAHVYPVEYFAYMQDRIEYGSLVVNAGLRLDIFDANANAINPYRPRPGPDPEHDDPEYRTLEPSMKTGLAPRLGISHPITDRAALHYSYGIFNQRPSLERLFTGLVQTSSFERNHGNPDLPFQKSTNYEMGLQAEVYPGYYLDVTGYFRDVNNLPLVWLFAPDVAFIGGSQREISILLPTHAQDTRGLEVSVRRQMANRFSVRANYTLAFTSDLTTPQTVRERGGETVLVFSDFVDGTPTPDTYIREFTSFDRRHRIVANLLVELPYGINASFLTKAQSGNQYRTSSDQAIDPLGLLAASQRSPWTWTTDLYAQKSFDLGAVRLGVFTQVNNLFDRTNIYSIVSNAANAAGDRWHRRGDPVGLVGGPVGGIGSQANGPRDIWVGLNLAW